The following proteins are co-located in the Spinactinospora alkalitolerans genome:
- a CDS encoding transposase → MLSHPDHLEHEQQLQLKAVLDACPELERLSERIQGFARMMAHRQGHRLDEWTKAARGEQIPELDSFVRGLGRDWDAVVAGLTLPHSSGVVEGHVNRLKMLKRQMYGRANPDLLRKRVLLAA, encoded by the coding sequence ATCCTCAGCCACCCCGACCACCTCGAACACGAGCAGCAACTCCAGCTCAAAGCAGTCCTGGACGCCTGCCCCGAACTTGAACGTCTCAGCGAGCGTATTCAGGGCTTCGCTCGCATGATGGCCCACCGGCAGGGCCACCGGCTGGACGAGTGGACGAAGGCGGCCCGGGGCGAGCAGATCCCCGAACTCGACTCCTTCGTCCGCGGTCTGGGTCGCGACTGGGACGCCGTCGTGGCCGGGCTGACGCTGCCGCACAGCTCCGGCGTGGTCGAAGGCCACGTCAACCGGCTCAAGATGCTGAAGCGGCAGATGTATGGGCGCGCCAACCCGGACCTGCTGCGCAAGCGCGTGCTGCTCGCCGCCTGA
- a CDS encoding transposase: MPHARRSRGLSDVLAGIGMALGGRAGARLAARVAAAVSRMTLLRQVRAEREPEVCVPRVLGVDDFALRKGHVYGTLLVDAQTRRPVELLPERSAQALKEWLIQHPGVEVVCRDRAGGYADGIAQGAPEAVQVADRFHLWQNLAAAVERAVARHRRDLPRTTPEPAPTTPPAESPGIRQGPLAERTRRRHRQVHNLLAQGRTITEIVGELDLARNTVRRFARAATAEELLAHDGTGKRPRQVAGYDAYLRERFAHECTNAVVLWDELQQQGYGEAMRACATTSAPGAASQCLRPNPPSRPPSARSPPGSSATPTTSNTSSNSSSKQSWTPAPNLNVSASVFRASLA, encoded by the coding sequence GTGCCGCACGCCCGTCGCAGCCGGGGGCTGAGCGACGTGCTCGCCGGCATCGGCATGGCGCTGGGCGGGCGCGCCGGAGCACGCCTGGCAGCGCGGGTGGCCGCGGCCGTGAGCCGGATGACGCTGCTGCGCCAGGTGCGCGCCGAACGCGAGCCCGAGGTCTGCGTCCCCCGGGTCCTGGGCGTCGATGACTTCGCCCTGCGCAAGGGCCATGTCTACGGGACCCTGCTGGTCGATGCCCAGACCCGGCGCCCGGTGGAGCTGTTGCCGGAGCGCTCGGCCCAGGCCCTCAAGGAGTGGCTCATCCAGCACCCCGGGGTGGAGGTCGTCTGCCGGGACCGGGCCGGGGGTTATGCCGACGGCATCGCCCAGGGCGCCCCGGAGGCGGTGCAGGTGGCCGATCGGTTCCACCTGTGGCAGAACCTCGCCGCGGCCGTGGAGCGCGCCGTCGCCCGCCACCGCCGGGACTTGCCCCGCACCACGCCCGAACCGGCACCGACAACACCGCCGGCCGAGTCTCCCGGAATCAGGCAGGGGCCGCTGGCCGAGCGCACCCGCCGACGCCACCGACAGGTCCACAACCTGCTGGCTCAGGGACGCACCATCACCGAGATCGTCGGCGAACTCGACCTCGCGCGCAACACTGTGCGCCGCTTCGCCCGCGCCGCCACAGCCGAGGAGCTGCTGGCCCACGACGGCACCGGCAAACGCCCCCGGCAGGTGGCTGGCTACGACGCCTACCTGCGCGAACGCTTCGCCCACGAGTGCACCAACGCCGTCGTGCTCTGGGACGAACTCCAACAGCAGGGCTATGGGGAAGCTATGCGAGCGTGCGCGACCACATCCGCCCCTGGCGCGGCCAGTCAGTGCCTGCGCCCGAACCCGCCCAGCCGCCCACCGTCCGCCAGGTCACCGCCTGGATCCTCAGCCACCCCGACCACCTCGAACACGAGCAGCAACTCCAGCTCAAAGCAGTCCTGGACGCCTGCCCCGAACTTGAACGTCTCAGCGAGCGTATTCAGGGCTTCGCTCGCATGA